The Candidatus Accumulibacter similis genome has a segment encoding these proteins:
- the hisI gene encoding phosphoribosyl-AMP cyclohydrolase, giving the protein MSDLNPDDQWLDALKWDAQGMIPAIAQDAVSGRVLMFAFMNRESLQATVDSGSAVYWSRSRQRLWRKGEESGHVQRVRAIRADCDGDVLLLSIEQRGGIACHTGRESCFFHQLQGNAWVAVDPVLKAPGDIYGK; this is encoded by the coding sequence GTGAGCGACCTGAACCCGGACGACCAGTGGCTCGACGCACTGAAATGGGATGCGCAGGGGATGATTCCGGCGATCGCGCAGGATGCCGTCAGTGGCCGTGTGCTGATGTTCGCCTTCATGAACCGGGAGTCGCTGCAGGCAACGGTTGACAGCGGGAGCGCGGTATACTGGTCGCGTTCGCGTCAGCGCCTGTGGCGCAAGGGCGAAGAGTCCGGCCACGTGCAGCGGGTGCGAGCGATTCGCGCTGACTGTGATGGTGACGTCCTGCTTCTGTCGATCGAGCAGCGGGGTGGCATTGCCTGCCATACCGGCCGCGAGAGCTGCTTTTTCCATCAACTTCAGGGGAATGCCTGGGTCGCGGTCGACCCCGTGCTCAAGGCCCCCGGGGACATATACGGCAAATGA